The Neomonachus schauinslandi chromosome 11, ASM220157v2, whole genome shotgun sequence genome contains a region encoding:
- the BCL9L gene encoding B-cell CLL/lymphoma 9-like protein isoform X1 produces MRILANKTRLPHPRRREAPGSPPLSPRGHCPPAPAKPMHPENKLTNHGKTGNGGAQSQHQNVNQGPTCNLGPKGVGAGSHGAKANQISPSNSSLKNPQAGVPPFSSLKGKVKRERSVSVDSGEQREAGTPSLDSEAKEVAPRSKRRCVLERKQPYSGDEWCSGPDSEEDDKPIGATHNCNVADPAMAAPQLGPGQAAQLPLSESSAPGPPHGPPPGLRPDAPGGGGGGVPGKPPSQYVYVFTTHLANTAAEAVLQGRADSILAYHQQNVPRAKLDQAPKVPPTPEPLPLSTPSAGTPQSQPPPLPPPPPPAPGSAPPALPSEGPPEDASQDLTPNSVGAASTGGGTGGTHPNTPTAATTTNPLPPGGDPSSAPGPALLGDAAPPGNGQRSLVGSEGLSKEQLEHRERSLQTLRDIERLLLRSGETEPFLKGPPGGAGEGGPPAQAPPAPQQAPTAPPSGLKKYEEPLQSMISQTQSLGGPPLEHEVPGHPPGGDMGQQMNMMMQRLGQDSLTPEQVAWRKLQEEYYEEKRRKEEQIGLHGGRPLQDMMGMGGMMVRGPPPPYHSKPGDQWPPGMGAQLRGPMDVQDPMQLRGGPPFPGPRFPGNQMQRVPGFGGMQGMTMEVPMNAMQRPVRPGMGWTEDLPPMGGPSNFAQNAVPYPGGQGEAERFMTPRVREELLRHQLLEKRSMGMQRPLGMAGSAMGQGMEMERMMQAHRQMDPAIFPGQMAGGEGLAGTPMGMEFGGGRGLLSPPMGQSGLREVDPPMGPGNLNMNMNVNMNMNMNLNVQMTPQQQMLMSQKMRGPGDMMGPQGLSPEEMARVRAQNSSGMMGGPQKMLMPSQFPNQGQQGFSGGQGPYQAMPQDMGNTQDMFSPDQSSMPMGNVGTTRLSHMPLPPASNPPGSVHSAPNRGLGRRPSDLTISINQMGSPGMGHLKSPTLSQVHSPLVTSPSANLKSPQTPSQMVPLPSANPPGPLKSPQVLSSSLSVRSPTGSPSRLKSPSVAVPSPGWVASPKTAMPSPGVPQNKQPPLNMNSSTTLGSIEQGALPPSGPRSSSSAPPANPPSGLMNPSLPFTSSPDPTPSQNPLSLMMSQMSKYAMPSSTPLYHNAIKTIATSDDELLPDRPLLPPPPPPQGSGPGISNNQPNQMHLNSAAAQSPMGMNLPGQQPLSHEPPPTMLPSPTPLGSNIPLHPNAQGTGGPPQNSMMLPPGGPDSLNAPCGPVPGSSQMMPFPPRLQQPHGAMAPSGGGGGGPGLQQHYPSGMPLPPEDLPSQPPGPMPPQQHLMGKGMAGRMGDAYPPGVLPGVASVLNDPELSEVIRPTPTGIPEFDLSRIIPSEKPSSTLQYFPKSENQPPKAQPPNLHLMNLQNMMAEQTPSRPPNLPGQQGVQRGLNMSMCHPGQMSLLGRTGVPPQQGMVPHGLHQGVMSPPQGLMTQQNFMLMKQRGVGGEVYSQAPHMLSPQGSLMGPPPQQNLMVSHPLRQRSVSLDSQMGYLPAPGSMANLPF; encoded by the exons AGGTGGCTCCCCGGAGTAAGCGGCGGTGTGTGCTGGAGCGGAAGCAGCCCTACAGTGGGGACGAATGGTGCTCAGGACCCGACAGCGAGGAGGACGACAAGCCCATTGGGGCCACCCACA ACTGTAATGTAGCAGACCCAGCCATGGCGGCCCCACAGCTGGGTCCTGGCCAAGCCGCCCAACTGCCCCTCAGCGAGAGCAGCGCTCCGGGACCCCCCCATGGGCCGCCGCCGGGCCTTCGGCCCGACgcccctgggggcgggggtgggggtgtcccCGGAAAGCCTCCCTCACAGTACGTGTATGTCTTCACCACCCACCTGGCCAACAC GGCTGCCGAGGCCGTGCTGCAGGGTCGGGCTGACTCCATCCTCGCCTACCACCAGCAGAACGTGCCCCGGGCCAAGCTGGACCAG GCCCCAAAAGTGCCACCTACCCCAGAGCCGCTACCCTTAAGCACGCCGTCAGCAGGCACCCCGCAGTCCCAGCCACCTccactgccgccgccgccgcccccggcccccggcagCGCTCCGCCCGCACTGCCGTCTGAGGGCCCCCCCGAGGACGCCAGTCAGGACCTGACCCCCAACTCGGTGGGAGCGGCCAGCACAGGCGGTGGCACTGGGGGCACCCACCCTAACACCCCGACGgccgccaccaccaccaacccGCTGCCTCCTGGAGGAGACCCCAGCAGTGCCCCCGGCCCTGCCCTGCTCGGGGACGCTGCCCCCCCAGGAAACGGGCAGCGGAGCCTGGTGGGCTCTGAGGGCCTGTCCAAGGAGCAGCTGGAGCACCGGGAGCGTTCCCTCCAGACGCTTCGAGACATTGAGCGGCTATTGCTCCGCAGCGGGGAGACCGAGCCCTTCCTCAAGGGACCCCCGGGAGGAGCCGGCGAGGGGGGACCACCAGCAcaagcccctcctgccccccagcaGGCCCCCACGGCCCCTCCCAGTGGGCTGAAAAAGTATGAGGAGCCCTTGCAGTCTATGATTTCACAGACGCAGAGCCTGGGGGGCCCCCCGCTGGAGCACGAAGTGCCTGGGCACCCCCCAGGCGGGGACATGGGGCAGCAGATGAACATGATGATGCAGAGGCTGGGCCAGGACAGCCTGACGCCCGAGCAGGTGGCCTGGCGCAAGCTGCAGGAAGAGTACTATGAGGAGAAGCGGCGGAAGGAGGAGCAGATCGGCCTGCACGGGGGCCGCCCTCTGCAGGACATGATGGGCATGGGGGGCATGATGGTGAGGGGGCCCCCGCCTCCCTACCACAGCAAGCCTGGGGATCAGTGGCCCCCCGGCATGGGTGCACAGCTGCGAGGGCCCATGGATGTCCAAGATCCCATGCAGCTCCGGGGCGGACCTCCTTTTCCCGGCCCCCGTTTCCCAGGCAACCAGATGCAACGGGTGCCTGGGTTTGGAGGCATGCAGGGTATGACCATGGAGGTGCCCATGAATGCCATGCAGAGGCCCGTGAGGCCGGGTATGGGCTGGACCGAAGACTTACCCCCCATGGGGGGGCCCAGCAATTTTGCCCAGAACGCCGTGCCCTACCCGGGCGGGCAGGGTGAAGCAGAGCGATTCATGACCCCTCGGGTCCGGGAGGAGCTGCTGCGGCACCAGCTGCTGGAGAAGCGGTCTATGGGCATGCAGCGCCCCCTGGGCATGGCAGGCAGTGCCATGGGGCAGGGCATGGAGATGGAGCGGATGATGCAGGCACACCGGCAGATGGATCCAGCCATATTTCCTGGGCAGATGGCTGGTGGCGAGGGCCTGGCGGGCACTCCCATGGGCATGGAGTTTGGTGGAGGCCGGGGCCTCTTGAGTCCCCCCATGGGGCAGTCTGGGCTGAGAGAGGTGGACCCCCCCATGGGGCCAGGCAACCTCAACATGAACATGAATGTGAACATGAACATGAACATGAACTTGAACGTCCAGATGACCCCACAGCAGCAGATGCTGATGTCACAGAAGATGCGGGGCCCAGGGGACATGATGGGGCCGCAGGGCCTCAGTCCTGAAGAGATGGCCCGGGTGCGGGCCCAGAACAGCAGTGGCATGATGGGTGGCCCACAGAAGATGCTCATGCCCTCTCAGTTCCCCAACCAGGGCCAGCAGGGATTCTCTGGGGGCCAGGGGCCCTACCAAGCCATGCCCCAGGACATGGGCAATACTCAAGACATGTTCAGTCCCGACCAGAGCTCAATGCCCATGGGCAACGTGGGCACCACCCGGCTCAGCCAcatgcccctgccccctgcatcTAATCCTCCGGGGTCCGTGCATTCAGCCCCCAACCGGGGCCTGGGCAGACGGCCCTCAGACCTCACCATCAGTATTAATCAGATGGGCTCGCCAGGCATGGGGCACCTGAAGTCGCCCACCCTTAGCCAGGTGCACTCGCCCCTGGTCACCTCACCCTCCGCCAACCTCAAGTCACCCCAGACTCCCTCACAGATGGTGCCCTTGCCTTCGGCCAACCCTCCAGGACCTCTCAAGTCGCCGCAGGTCCTCAGCTCCTCCCTCAGTGTCCGTTCGCCCACTGGCTCGCCCAGCAGGCTCAAGTCTCCTTCCGTGGCGGTGCCTTCTCCCGGCTGGGTCGCCTCGCCCAAGACCGCCATGCCCAGCCCTGGGGTCCCCCAGAACAAGCAGCCGCCTCTCAACATGAACTCTTCCACCACCCTGGGCAGCATAGAACAGG GTGCCCTCCCGCCTAGCGGCCCCCGGAGCAGCTCCTCAGCGCCTCCCGCCAACCCTCCGAGCGGCCTCATGAACCCCAGCCTGCCATTCACTTCCTCCCCAGACCCCACGCCTTCCCAGAACCCCCTGTCACTGATGATGTCCCAGATGTCCAAGTACGCCATGCCCAGCTCCACCCCGCTCTACCACAACGCCATCAAGACCATCGCCACCTCCGACGACGAGCTGCTGCCCGACCGGCCCCTGCTCCCCCCTCCACCACCGCCGCAGGGCTCTGGGCCAG gGATCAGCAATAACCAGCCCAACCAGATGCACCTGAACTCAGCTGCTGCCCAGAGCCCCATGGGCATGAACCTGCCAGGCCAGCAGCCCCTGTCCCATGAACCCCCACCTACTATGTTGCCCTCCCCTACCCCTCTGGGGTCTAACATTCCACTGCACCCCAATGCGCAGGGGACAGGAGGGCCCCCTCAAAACTCCATGATGCTGCCTCCAGGGGGCCCAGACTCCCTGAATGCCCCCTGTGGCCCTGTGCCCGGCTCCTCCCAGATGATGCCCTTCCCCCCTCGGCTCCAGCAGCCCCATGGTGCCATGGCCCCCAgcggcggtgggggcggggggcctggCCTGCAGCAGCACTACCCTTCGGGcatgcccctgcccccagaggaCCTGCCTAGCCAGCCGCCGGGCCCCATGCCCCCTCAGCAGCACCTGATGGGCAAAGGCATGGCTGGGCGCATGGGCGACGCCTACCCCCCAGGCGTGCTCCCTGGGGTGGCATCAGTGCTGAACGACCCCGAGCTGAGCGAGGTGATCCGGCCCACCCCGACGGGGATCCCTGAGTTCGACTTATCGAGGATCATCCCCTCTGAGAAGCCAAGCAGCACCCTCCAATACTTCCCCAAGAGCGAGAACCAGCCCCCCAAGGCCCAGCCCCCCAATCTGCATCTCATGAACCTGCAGAATATGATGGCGGAGCAGACCCCCTCACGGCCCCCCAACCTCCCGGGCCAGCAGGGCGTCCAGCGGGGTCTCAACATGTCCATGTGCCACCCCGGACAGATGTCCTTGCTGGGCAGGACAGGTGTGCCCCCACAGCAGGGCATGGTGCCTCACGGCCTGCACCAGGGAGTCATGTCCCCGCCACAAGGCCTCATGACCCAGCAGAATTTCATGCTGATGAAGCAACGGGGTGTGGGGGGTGAGGTCTACAGCCAGGCCCCCCACATGCTCTCCCCGCAGGGCTCCCTTATgggccccccgccccagcagaACCTCATGGTGTCCCACCCGCTGCGGCAGCGCAGCGTGTCTCTGGACAGCCAGATGGGCTACCTCCCGGCGCCGGGCAGCATGGCCAACCTGCCCTTCTAG
- the BCL9L gene encoding B-cell CLL/lymphoma 9-like protein isoform X2 — translation MHPENKLTNHGKTGNGGAQSQHQNVNQGPTCNLGPKGVGAGSHGAKANQISPSNSSLKNPQAGVPPFSSLKGKVKRERSVSVDSGEQREAGTPSLDSEAKEVAPRSKRRCVLERKQPYSGDEWCSGPDSEEDDKPIGATHNCNVADPAMAAPQLGPGQAAQLPLSESSAPGPPHGPPPGLRPDAPGGGGGGVPGKPPSQYVYVFTTHLANTAAEAVLQGRADSILAYHQQNVPRAKLDQAPKVPPTPEPLPLSTPSAGTPQSQPPPLPPPPPPAPGSAPPALPSEGPPEDASQDLTPNSVGAASTGGGTGGTHPNTPTAATTTNPLPPGGDPSSAPGPALLGDAAPPGNGQRSLVGSEGLSKEQLEHRERSLQTLRDIERLLLRSGETEPFLKGPPGGAGEGGPPAQAPPAPQQAPTAPPSGLKKYEEPLQSMISQTQSLGGPPLEHEVPGHPPGGDMGQQMNMMMQRLGQDSLTPEQVAWRKLQEEYYEEKRRKEEQIGLHGGRPLQDMMGMGGMMVRGPPPPYHSKPGDQWPPGMGAQLRGPMDVQDPMQLRGGPPFPGPRFPGNQMQRVPGFGGMQGMTMEVPMNAMQRPVRPGMGWTEDLPPMGGPSNFAQNAVPYPGGQGEAERFMTPRVREELLRHQLLEKRSMGMQRPLGMAGSAMGQGMEMERMMQAHRQMDPAIFPGQMAGGEGLAGTPMGMEFGGGRGLLSPPMGQSGLREVDPPMGPGNLNMNMNVNMNMNMNLNVQMTPQQQMLMSQKMRGPGDMMGPQGLSPEEMARVRAQNSSGMMGGPQKMLMPSQFPNQGQQGFSGGQGPYQAMPQDMGNTQDMFSPDQSSMPMGNVGTTRLSHMPLPPASNPPGSVHSAPNRGLGRRPSDLTISINQMGSPGMGHLKSPTLSQVHSPLVTSPSANLKSPQTPSQMVPLPSANPPGPLKSPQVLSSSLSVRSPTGSPSRLKSPSVAVPSPGWVASPKTAMPSPGVPQNKQPPLNMNSSTTLGSIEQGALPPSGPRSSSSAPPANPPSGLMNPSLPFTSSPDPTPSQNPLSLMMSQMSKYAMPSSTPLYHNAIKTIATSDDELLPDRPLLPPPPPPQGSGPGISNNQPNQMHLNSAAAQSPMGMNLPGQQPLSHEPPPTMLPSPTPLGSNIPLHPNAQGTGGPPQNSMMLPPGGPDSLNAPCGPVPGSSQMMPFPPRLQQPHGAMAPSGGGGGGPGLQQHYPSGMPLPPEDLPSQPPGPMPPQQHLMGKGMAGRMGDAYPPGVLPGVASVLNDPELSEVIRPTPTGIPEFDLSRIIPSEKPSSTLQYFPKSENQPPKAQPPNLHLMNLQNMMAEQTPSRPPNLPGQQGVQRGLNMSMCHPGQMSLLGRTGVPPQQGMVPHGLHQGVMSPPQGLMTQQNFMLMKQRGVGGEVYSQAPHMLSPQGSLMGPPPQQNLMVSHPLRQRSVSLDSQMGYLPAPGSMANLPF, via the exons AGGTGGCTCCCCGGAGTAAGCGGCGGTGTGTGCTGGAGCGGAAGCAGCCCTACAGTGGGGACGAATGGTGCTCAGGACCCGACAGCGAGGAGGACGACAAGCCCATTGGGGCCACCCACA ACTGTAATGTAGCAGACCCAGCCATGGCGGCCCCACAGCTGGGTCCTGGCCAAGCCGCCCAACTGCCCCTCAGCGAGAGCAGCGCTCCGGGACCCCCCCATGGGCCGCCGCCGGGCCTTCGGCCCGACgcccctgggggcgggggtgggggtgtcccCGGAAAGCCTCCCTCACAGTACGTGTATGTCTTCACCACCCACCTGGCCAACAC GGCTGCCGAGGCCGTGCTGCAGGGTCGGGCTGACTCCATCCTCGCCTACCACCAGCAGAACGTGCCCCGGGCCAAGCTGGACCAG GCCCCAAAAGTGCCACCTACCCCAGAGCCGCTACCCTTAAGCACGCCGTCAGCAGGCACCCCGCAGTCCCAGCCACCTccactgccgccgccgccgcccccggcccccggcagCGCTCCGCCCGCACTGCCGTCTGAGGGCCCCCCCGAGGACGCCAGTCAGGACCTGACCCCCAACTCGGTGGGAGCGGCCAGCACAGGCGGTGGCACTGGGGGCACCCACCCTAACACCCCGACGgccgccaccaccaccaacccGCTGCCTCCTGGAGGAGACCCCAGCAGTGCCCCCGGCCCTGCCCTGCTCGGGGACGCTGCCCCCCCAGGAAACGGGCAGCGGAGCCTGGTGGGCTCTGAGGGCCTGTCCAAGGAGCAGCTGGAGCACCGGGAGCGTTCCCTCCAGACGCTTCGAGACATTGAGCGGCTATTGCTCCGCAGCGGGGAGACCGAGCCCTTCCTCAAGGGACCCCCGGGAGGAGCCGGCGAGGGGGGACCACCAGCAcaagcccctcctgccccccagcaGGCCCCCACGGCCCCTCCCAGTGGGCTGAAAAAGTATGAGGAGCCCTTGCAGTCTATGATTTCACAGACGCAGAGCCTGGGGGGCCCCCCGCTGGAGCACGAAGTGCCTGGGCACCCCCCAGGCGGGGACATGGGGCAGCAGATGAACATGATGATGCAGAGGCTGGGCCAGGACAGCCTGACGCCCGAGCAGGTGGCCTGGCGCAAGCTGCAGGAAGAGTACTATGAGGAGAAGCGGCGGAAGGAGGAGCAGATCGGCCTGCACGGGGGCCGCCCTCTGCAGGACATGATGGGCATGGGGGGCATGATGGTGAGGGGGCCCCCGCCTCCCTACCACAGCAAGCCTGGGGATCAGTGGCCCCCCGGCATGGGTGCACAGCTGCGAGGGCCCATGGATGTCCAAGATCCCATGCAGCTCCGGGGCGGACCTCCTTTTCCCGGCCCCCGTTTCCCAGGCAACCAGATGCAACGGGTGCCTGGGTTTGGAGGCATGCAGGGTATGACCATGGAGGTGCCCATGAATGCCATGCAGAGGCCCGTGAGGCCGGGTATGGGCTGGACCGAAGACTTACCCCCCATGGGGGGGCCCAGCAATTTTGCCCAGAACGCCGTGCCCTACCCGGGCGGGCAGGGTGAAGCAGAGCGATTCATGACCCCTCGGGTCCGGGAGGAGCTGCTGCGGCACCAGCTGCTGGAGAAGCGGTCTATGGGCATGCAGCGCCCCCTGGGCATGGCAGGCAGTGCCATGGGGCAGGGCATGGAGATGGAGCGGATGATGCAGGCACACCGGCAGATGGATCCAGCCATATTTCCTGGGCAGATGGCTGGTGGCGAGGGCCTGGCGGGCACTCCCATGGGCATGGAGTTTGGTGGAGGCCGGGGCCTCTTGAGTCCCCCCATGGGGCAGTCTGGGCTGAGAGAGGTGGACCCCCCCATGGGGCCAGGCAACCTCAACATGAACATGAATGTGAACATGAACATGAACATGAACTTGAACGTCCAGATGACCCCACAGCAGCAGATGCTGATGTCACAGAAGATGCGGGGCCCAGGGGACATGATGGGGCCGCAGGGCCTCAGTCCTGAAGAGATGGCCCGGGTGCGGGCCCAGAACAGCAGTGGCATGATGGGTGGCCCACAGAAGATGCTCATGCCCTCTCAGTTCCCCAACCAGGGCCAGCAGGGATTCTCTGGGGGCCAGGGGCCCTACCAAGCCATGCCCCAGGACATGGGCAATACTCAAGACATGTTCAGTCCCGACCAGAGCTCAATGCCCATGGGCAACGTGGGCACCACCCGGCTCAGCCAcatgcccctgccccctgcatcTAATCCTCCGGGGTCCGTGCATTCAGCCCCCAACCGGGGCCTGGGCAGACGGCCCTCAGACCTCACCATCAGTATTAATCAGATGGGCTCGCCAGGCATGGGGCACCTGAAGTCGCCCACCCTTAGCCAGGTGCACTCGCCCCTGGTCACCTCACCCTCCGCCAACCTCAAGTCACCCCAGACTCCCTCACAGATGGTGCCCTTGCCTTCGGCCAACCCTCCAGGACCTCTCAAGTCGCCGCAGGTCCTCAGCTCCTCCCTCAGTGTCCGTTCGCCCACTGGCTCGCCCAGCAGGCTCAAGTCTCCTTCCGTGGCGGTGCCTTCTCCCGGCTGGGTCGCCTCGCCCAAGACCGCCATGCCCAGCCCTGGGGTCCCCCAGAACAAGCAGCCGCCTCTCAACATGAACTCTTCCACCACCCTGGGCAGCATAGAACAGG GTGCCCTCCCGCCTAGCGGCCCCCGGAGCAGCTCCTCAGCGCCTCCCGCCAACCCTCCGAGCGGCCTCATGAACCCCAGCCTGCCATTCACTTCCTCCCCAGACCCCACGCCTTCCCAGAACCCCCTGTCACTGATGATGTCCCAGATGTCCAAGTACGCCATGCCCAGCTCCACCCCGCTCTACCACAACGCCATCAAGACCATCGCCACCTCCGACGACGAGCTGCTGCCCGACCGGCCCCTGCTCCCCCCTCCACCACCGCCGCAGGGCTCTGGGCCAG gGATCAGCAATAACCAGCCCAACCAGATGCACCTGAACTCAGCTGCTGCCCAGAGCCCCATGGGCATGAACCTGCCAGGCCAGCAGCCCCTGTCCCATGAACCCCCACCTACTATGTTGCCCTCCCCTACCCCTCTGGGGTCTAACATTCCACTGCACCCCAATGCGCAGGGGACAGGAGGGCCCCCTCAAAACTCCATGATGCTGCCTCCAGGGGGCCCAGACTCCCTGAATGCCCCCTGTGGCCCTGTGCCCGGCTCCTCCCAGATGATGCCCTTCCCCCCTCGGCTCCAGCAGCCCCATGGTGCCATGGCCCCCAgcggcggtgggggcggggggcctggCCTGCAGCAGCACTACCCTTCGGGcatgcccctgcccccagaggaCCTGCCTAGCCAGCCGCCGGGCCCCATGCCCCCTCAGCAGCACCTGATGGGCAAAGGCATGGCTGGGCGCATGGGCGACGCCTACCCCCCAGGCGTGCTCCCTGGGGTGGCATCAGTGCTGAACGACCCCGAGCTGAGCGAGGTGATCCGGCCCACCCCGACGGGGATCCCTGAGTTCGACTTATCGAGGATCATCCCCTCTGAGAAGCCAAGCAGCACCCTCCAATACTTCCCCAAGAGCGAGAACCAGCCCCCCAAGGCCCAGCCCCCCAATCTGCATCTCATGAACCTGCAGAATATGATGGCGGAGCAGACCCCCTCACGGCCCCCCAACCTCCCGGGCCAGCAGGGCGTCCAGCGGGGTCTCAACATGTCCATGTGCCACCCCGGACAGATGTCCTTGCTGGGCAGGACAGGTGTGCCCCCACAGCAGGGCATGGTGCCTCACGGCCTGCACCAGGGAGTCATGTCCCCGCCACAAGGCCTCATGACCCAGCAGAATTTCATGCTGATGAAGCAACGGGGTGTGGGGGGTGAGGTCTACAGCCAGGCCCCCCACATGCTCTCCCCGCAGGGCTCCCTTATgggccccccgccccagcagaACCTCATGGTGTCCCACCCGCTGCGGCAGCGCAGCGTGTCTCTGGACAGCCAGATGGGCTACCTCCCGGCGCCGGGCAGCATGGCCAACCTGCCCTTCTAG